One region of Candidatus Poribacteria bacterium genomic DNA includes:
- a CDS encoding phytanoyl-CoA dioxygenase family protein: protein MLNPTQVDTFREKGFLLGNRVLSDEQVEELREELARVIDDYEKADVPQPVHIANLGRREESPVWQVVNIWEASPAYHRLIYNPIIVEEIGQLMAATELRVWHDQIQYKPPQVGGVNMWHQDSPYWPILTPKTSQVSAWVALDDVDESNGCMRMVRGSHHWGNQIPFLHSVKDIDSMPDQFEENGLKVELCPVPRGHVHYHHSLTWHGSHDNASDSPRRAIAVHYMTGETLYDASGTHVMKPFVTVNDGDKLAGDHFPLVMDAGKPTSPSV, encoded by the coding sequence ATGCTCAACCCAACCCAGGTTGACACATTTCGTGAGAAGGGTTTTCTCCTCGGGAACCGTGTTTTAAGTGATGAACAGGTTGAGGAGTTGCGTGAGGAGTTGGCACGCGTTATTGATGATTACGAGAAAGCCGATGTTCCGCAGCCGGTACACATCGCCAATCTCGGTCGCAGAGAGGAGAGTCCGGTCTGGCAAGTCGTTAATATTTGGGAAGCAAGTCCGGCCTACCACCGACTCATTTATAACCCGATTATCGTTGAGGAAATTGGTCAATTGATGGCGGCAACAGAGTTGCGCGTCTGGCACGACCAGATCCAATATAAACCGCCGCAAGTCGGGGGTGTCAACATGTGGCATCAGGATTCACCGTATTGGCCCATTCTTACCCCAAAAACGAGTCAGGTATCGGCTTGGGTTGCGTTGGATGATGTCGATGAAAGTAATGGGTGTATGCGGATGGTCCGCGGTTCTCATCATTGGGGCAATCAGATTCCGTTCCTCCATTCCGTCAAAGACATTGATTCGATGCCGGATCAATTTGAAGAGAATGGATTGAAGGTGGAGCTTTGTCCTGTACCAAGGGGTCATGTCCATTACCATCATTCCTTGACGTGGCACGGATCGCACGACAACGCCAGCGATAGTCCTCGACGTGCGATTGCCGTGCATTATATGACAGGCGAAACACTATATGATGCCAGCGGAACCCATGTTATGAAACCTTTTGTCACCGTCAATGATGGCGATAAATTAGCAGGCGACCATTTTCCACTCGTGATGGATGCTGGGAAACCAACGAGTCCCAGTGTATAA
- a CDS encoding phytanoyl-CoA dioxygenase family protein: MLEQTQVDTFREKGFLLGNRVLSDEQVDELREELARVIDDYERDDVAQPVRIANLGGKEESPVWQIVNIWEASSAYHRLVHNPIIVEEIGQLMSATELRVWHDQIQYKPPKVGGVNRWHQDSPLWGILTPKTSQVSAWVALDDVDESNGCMRMVRGSYHWGSQMPFLREVPDIDTMPDQFEGNGLEVEFCPVPKGHVHYHHALTWHGSHDNTSEGPRRAIAVHYMTSETLYDEDGTHIMKRFVTVNGGDKLAGHHFPLVMDDGKPTKANI; the protein is encoded by the coding sequence ATGCTTGAGCAAACTCAGGTTGACACATTTCGTGAAAAAGGCTTTCTCCTCGGAAACCGAGTTTTAAGTGATGAACAGGTTGACGAATTGCGTGAAGAATTGGCGCGTGTTATTGATGATTATGAAAGGGACGATGTCGCACAACCCGTGCGCATCGCCAATCTCGGTGGCAAGGAAGAGAGTCCCGTCTGGCAGATCGTCAATATTTGGGAAGCGAGTTCTGCCTATCACCGACTCGTTCACAATCCGATCATCGTAGAAGAGATTGGGCAGCTCATGTCGGCGACAGAGTTGCGCGTCTGGCACGACCAGATCCAATACAAACCGCCGAAAGTCGGGGGTGTGAATCGTTGGCATCAGGATTCGCCGTTGTGGGGTATTCTCACCCCGAAAACGAGTCAGGTATCGGCTTGGGTTGCGTTGGACGATGTCGATGAAAGCAACGGATGTATGCGGATGGTCCGTGGCTCCTATCACTGGGGCAGTCAGATGCCGTTCTTGCGTGAGGTCCCAGACATCGATACGATGCCGGATCAATTTGAAGGTAACGGATTGGAGGTAGAATTCTGCCCGGTGCCGAAAGGGCATGTCCATTATCATCACGCCTTAACGTGGCACGGGTCGCATGACAATACCAGTGAGGGACCTCGGCGTGCGATTGCGGTGCATTATATGACGAGTGAAACGCTCTACGATGAAGATGGCACTCACATCATGAAACGTTTTGTTACCGTTAATGGTGGTGATAAATTGGCAGGTCACCATTTTCCGCTGGTAATGGATGATGGGAAGCCGACAAAAGCCAATATATAA
- a CDS encoding Gfo/Idh/MocA family oxidoreductase, translating into MTMYRTGIVGGRRGVHHARRYEGIENMKVIAICEIDEERLKIAAEELNVPGYTDYVEMLEKEKPDIVHAVTEPTVPRHIWVEPAAEAGVKALVIEKPLALRPSEAEALAAAYEKTGLKIIVNHQRRYLPFAEKLLEFFADDSLGDIHFIRACTEGDITDMDTHLMDVVLFALKDIPITHVWGAVQGAETYHIPHRQCPEDLMAIYTFENGARVFFESARTAFGTIDFPDSNPRCNLDFWGTKGRMWWRENGSWGYQFDGMTEHFVEKTHFGEDDKFGQRDFTQAVATWLDDENQPHRNRLEYALLGFDLIMAAYRSALIGERIAWPPKLSDEEWVELKNRVTGA; encoded by the coding sequence ATGACGATGTATCGAACTGGGATCGTTGGTGGGAGGCGGGGTGTACACCATGCCCGACGTTATGAAGGCATCGAAAATATGAAGGTAATTGCCATCTGCGAAATCGACGAGGAACGGTTAAAAATAGCGGCGGAAGAACTGAACGTCCCGGGTTACACAGACTACGTCGAGATGTTGGAAAAGGAGAAACCTGATATTGTCCATGCCGTCACAGAGCCGACGGTGCCACGGCATATCTGGGTAGAACCTGCCGCCGAAGCAGGCGTTAAGGCGTTGGTGATAGAAAAACCGCTCGCGCTGAGACCCAGCGAAGCAGAGGCACTCGCTGCCGCGTATGAGAAGACAGGTTTGAAAATTATCGTCAATCATCAACGGCGGTATCTACCTTTCGCTGAAAAACTGCTGGAGTTTTTTGCTGACGATAGTCTCGGCGACATACATTTCATCCGCGCCTGCACCGAGGGCGACATTACCGATATGGATACACACTTGATGGATGTCGTGCTTTTCGCACTAAAAGACATCCCGATTACGCATGTGTGGGGTGCCGTTCAAGGCGCAGAAACCTATCACATTCCGCATCGGCAATGCCCCGAAGATTTGATGGCGATTTATACGTTCGAGAACGGGGCCCGCGTCTTTTTTGAGTCCGCACGGACAGCCTTTGGAACCATTGATTTCCCCGACAGTAATCCGCGGTGCAACCTCGATTTTTGGGGGACGAAAGGCAGAATGTGGTGGCGAGAAAACGGTTCATGGGGCTATCAGTTTGACGGTATGACGGAGCACTTTGTCGAGAAAACCCACTTCGGCGAAGATGACAAATTCGGGCAACGCGACTTTACCCAAGCGGTTGCTACATGGTTGGATGACGAAAATCAACCGCATCGGAACAGATTGGAATATGCCCTGCTCGGTTTTGATTTGATTATGGCGGCGTATCGCTCCGCACTCATCGGCGAGCGGATTGCATGGCCCCCGAAACTCTCCGATGAAGAGTGGGTAGAACTGAAAAATAGGGTGACTGGTGCGTAA